CGCAAGCAATCTTTCAAGTGGGCTGTACATCTATCGCTTAACAGCCGGTAATGTAGCAGTAACGCGTAAGATGACACTTATTAAGTAAGAACTATTTCAACTCACATATACGTCTCACATCACTGTGAGGTGTGCTGATCAGAGAGAGCTCCGAGGAATTGGGGCTCTCTTTTTTTTTGAGCACAGATTTTTGGATGATAGGATTATTCAGATTTGTACGCTTAAACAAGTCATTCCTGCGAAGGCAGGAATCTGGATTTAGTTTCAAGGCAAAAGCCAAAAAAAGAATCACCCAGATCTCCGGCATTCGCCGCGAGATGACTTCTATACTGCTAATTAATTTCAGTTAGCGCCACAACCTGATTCAAGCATCCGCTTGGACAGAACCAGGCAATATTCCCGTTTTCACCAGAATAAATCAGAAATCATTATTAAGGAAGTATTGACACTCAACAGTTAAATCCTTACCATTAATCGTATAATTACGATATAAGGTTATGGCACTAACAAAAGCACAATTATTTAAGGAAGATCAGGTAAAAGCAGCAGCTTATGCAAAAGCGCTGGCTCATCCTGCACGCATTGCAATTTTAGAAATACTCGCAAGCAGAGCTACATGTATTTGCGGCGATATTACGGATGAACTCCCTTTAGCTCAGTCCACAGTCTCTCAGCATTTGAAGGCACTGAAGTCAGCCGGTATTATCAAAGGTGAAATTGATGGAGTAAGAACCTGTTACTGCCTTGATGAGGAAAACTTGGAAGAATTGAAAAATGTGATGGGGACTCTGTTCAAGAATCTTTCTACCCAAAATTCAAATTGTTGTTAAGCGATTATAAATGATGAATTTTGAATGTTAAAATAATAAGTCATTCTGAACGATAGTGAAGAATCTTTGCCAGATAATGTTTACCAAGCAATTCTGACAAAGATGATTTGGCAGTAGCCTCAGCATGACTGGTTTAATTCAACATTCATAATCCCTAATTCAAAATTTCCCAATTATGAAAGCGACTCAAAAATCACCGGAAGAACTCAAAGAAACGGTACGTCAAAAGTATAGTCAGATTAGCGAGCAGGGCGCGGATTATAATGCCCGATCGTGTTGCGGAGCCGGGGGAGAGTCAACCAAGGTTTATAATATCATGACTGACGACTACAGCGAGCTGGAAGGCTATAGTCAGGATGCTGATTTAGGTTTGGGTTGCGGATTGCCGACTCAGTTTGCCAAAATTCAGAAAGGAGATTATGTAATTGATTTAGGATCAGGTGCCGGAAACGATTGTTTTGTTGCCCGACATGAAACAGGTGCCGAAGGAAAAGTACTGGGTATAGATTTCACTGAGCCGATGATTAAAAAGGCTCGTGAAAATGCAGAAAAGCTCGGGTTCAATAATGTAGAATTTCGTTTTGGTGATATTGAAGACATGCCCGTTTCTGAAAACGTAGCAGACGTGGTGGTGAGTAATTGTGTGCTGAACCTGGTACCTGACAAGCCCAAAGTCTTTTCCGAAATTTTCAGAGTACTAAAGCCGGGCGGACATTTCAGTATCTCGGATATTGTTTTGGAAGGAGATCTACCTGAAGCTCTTCGTGAAGATGCCGAAATGTATGCAGGTTGTGTTGCAGGGGCCATTCAGAAGCAAAACTACTTAGGCTATATAGAAGAAGCTGGTTTTGGAAACATCACCGTACAAAAAGAAAAACCGATCGAGATTCCAGAGGATATTCTGTCGCAATATCTGAACGAGGATGAAATAGCTGAATTTAATTCAGGCGGAACGGGAATTTATAGTATCACAGTCTTTGCACAGAAGGCAGGTGGAGAAGGGCAGTCATCAACCCAAAAACAAGTAAAAATGCTGGGCGACCTTGGTGCTTCTTGTGAACCCGGTTCAGGATGCTGTTAATAGCAACGAATTATCCAATCAATGAATAAATTATGTATCCAAAATTAGAGCAGTACCTGAAAAGTATAGAGTCTGGTTTGAATGCTATTCCATCAGAACGCAAAGAAAAGCTGGAAGAAGTAGCGAAGTATATCCAGTCAAAGATTGAAAACGATGAAACTGCAAAACTAAATTTCATTTGCACGCACAATAGCCGGCGAAGTCATCTGGCTCAGGTCTGGACAGCGACAGCGGCTCACTACTTCGGAATCGAAGATATGGAAACCTATTCCGGAGGAACGGAGGCAACGGCTTTTAATCCAAGAGCGGTAGCAGCTGTTGAACGAGCTGGTTTTAGAGTAGAAAATCCAGGAGGAGATAATCCGAAGTATAGAATCAGATTTGATGAGGATGCTGAGCCCATGATTTGTTTCTCCAAAAAATTTGATGATGACTTCAATCCAGATAAAAAATTTGCAGCTATCATGACCTGCTCTGATGCAGACGAAAATTGTCCGTTTGTGCCTGGAGCTGAATTC
Above is a window of Balneola sp. DNA encoding:
- a CDS encoding transcriptional regulator, with translation MALTKAQLFKEDQVKAAAYAKALAHPARIAILEILASRATCICGDITDELPLAQSTVSQHLKALKSAGIIKGEIDGVRTCYCLDEENLEELKNVMGTLFKNLSTQNSNCC
- a CDS encoding arsenite S-adenosylmethyltransferase; translation: MKATQKSPEELKETVRQKYSQISEQGADYNARSCCGAGGESTKVYNIMTDDYSELEGYSQDADLGLGCGLPTQFAKIQKGDYVIDLGSGAGNDCFVARHETGAEGKVLGIDFTEPMIKKARENAEKLGFNNVEFRFGDIEDMPVSENVADVVVSNCVLNLVPDKPKVFSEIFRVLKPGGHFSISDIVLEGDLPEALREDAEMYAGCVAGAIQKQNYLGYIEEAGFGNITVQKEKPIEIPEDILSQYLNEDEIAEFNSGGTGIYSITVFAQKAGGEGQSSTQKQVKMLGDLGASCEPGSGCC
- a CDS encoding protein-tyrosine-phosphatase; this translates as MMYPKLEQYLKSIESGLNAIPSERKEKLEEVAKYIQSKIENDETAKLNFICTHNSRRSHLAQVWTATAAHYFGIEDMETYSGGTEATAFNPRAVAAVERAGFRVENPGGDNPKYRIRFDEDAEPMICFSKKFDDDFNPDKKFAAIMTCSDADENCPFVPGAEFRQAITYRDPKESDGTAIEKEAYSTRCLQIATEMFYMMNQVK